In Emcibacteraceae bacterium, a single window of DNA contains:
- a CDS encoding DUF4062 domain-containing protein produces MKIFISSLINNMESQRVSAATAINDLGHEPIRAESYPASPDSPQSACLSGVRDSDLVILILGEKYGFIQDSGLSATHEEYREAKERKPVLAFIQTGVDFDKKQSAFVEEVQDWSSGQYTASFEDLSSLRSTITRSIHEWELSQASGPIDSEQTLSEALSLFAVEEVSYGGLSPQLWVVVSGAPTQSILRPSELENKDLIDWLQREALFGKARVFNNGEGIKPSIKGHNLILKQLSNSVLINERVTISVRVALGTTTRGMMVIIEEDLLEKIICSLKYTSSVLDHIDSQSRISHVVIAAAVVNANYFAWKTRAEHHEHPNTASINMTEPQVKHFNPPHKPRGSLRMQPENLAEDILALLKRGVRT; encoded by the coding sequence ATGAAGATATTTATAAGCTCTCTAATAAATAATATGGAGTCGCAAAGAGTGTCGGCTGCGACTGCAATTAACGATCTAGGACACGAACCGATTAGAGCCGAAAGTTACCCTGCGTCTCCAGACTCTCCACAATCAGCATGTCTGTCAGGAGTTAGAGACTCTGATCTTGTTATATTAATTTTAGGTGAAAAATATGGCTTTATTCAGGATTCTGGCTTATCTGCCACACACGAAGAATACAGAGAAGCTAAAGAGAGAAAACCAGTATTAGCATTTATTCAAACAGGAGTTGATTTTGATAAAAAACAAAGCGCTTTTGTTGAAGAAGTTCAAGATTGGAGTTCAGGTCAGTACACTGCCTCATTTGAAGATTTATCAAGTTTAAGATCTACAATTACGCGTTCAATACATGAATGGGAATTATCCCAAGCATCAGGACCTATAGATTCAGAGCAAACTCTTTCAGAGGCTTTATCACTCTTTGCTGTGGAAGAAGTAAGTTATGGAGGGTTGTCTCCTCAATTATGGGTTGTAGTTTCCGGCGCTCCGACACAATCAATATTAAGACCAAGTGAATTAGAAAATAAAGATTTGATCGATTGGTTACAAAGAGAAGCTTTATTTGGCAAGGCCCGTGTGTTTAATAACGGCGAAGGGATAAAACCCTCAATCAAAGGTCATAATCTCATATTAAAGCAACTTTCTAATTCCGTACTCATCAACGAAAGAGTTACAATATCAGTTCGAGTAGCTTTAGGCACCACTACAAGAGGGATGATGGTAATTATTGAAGAAGATCTTTTGGAAAAGATAATTTGCTCTCTTAAATATACCTCTTCGGTCTTAGACCATATAGATTCTCAAAGTAGGATTTCCCATGTAGTAATTGCTGCGGCAGTAGTAAATGCCAATTATTTCGCTTGGAAAACAAGAGCGGAGCATCATGAGCATCCTAACACTGCTTCGATTAATATGACTGAACCTCAAGTTAAGCACTTTAATCCTCCACATAAACCTAGAGGATCACTTCGCATGCAGCCTGAAAATTTAGCAGAAGACATTCTTGCATTGCTAAAACGAGGCGTACGCACTTAA
- a CDS encoding LysR family transcriptional regulator — protein MAKNDKDFSVKIRILSGDELAMGPGKADLLDQISKTGSIAAAGRAMNMSYKRAWDLVETMNKCFKTPLVEKSKGGATKGGAIVTPLGKEILGQYRKIQRTAIDTIKRDVDDLHRLLKD, from the coding sequence ATGGCTAAAAATGACAAAGACTTTTCAGTTAAGATTCGCATTCTGTCCGGGGATGAACTGGCGATGGGACCTGGGAAGGCTGATCTTCTGGATCAAATCAGCAAAACCGGCTCCATAGCGGCGGCAGGTCGCGCCATGAACATGAGCTACAAAAGAGCCTGGGATCTTGTAGAAACAATGAATAAATGTTTCAAAACCCCTTTGGTCGAAAAATCAAAAGGAGGCGCCACCAAAGGCGGCGCCATTGTAACACCGCTGGGAAAAGAGATACTGGGCCAGTATAGAAAAATTCAAAGAACTGCAATCGACACCATAAAGCGTGATGTTGATGATTTGCACCGGCTTTTAAAAGACTAA
- a CDS encoding alginate export family protein encodes MTTKSNFSSYFIIFYIIFLFMITSVANAESEPFRLQKAIGLPDWFTLQGSYRVRYEALNNPFRSGATGSDQILVERLLLNTQIDIDNFYLGAEFEDSRSQLDDAGTPLGTDDVNTAELLRAYIGYQQKGLIIAGDTLNIQAGRLTIDVGSRRLVARNRFRNTLNAFTGINVIWTGQNDLKLQGFWTMPVNRKPTNRIKLDHNEVEFDSENSNVTFWAIYASKENLTNNINGEVYFYGLNEDDNSDLATRNRHIYTPGVRIYSKPKEGLWDFEIESAYQYGKSRKTTSPADLADLNHSAFFSHVHLAHTLKNSWSPRLVFQYDFASGDKQSNDNNNNRFDTLYGARRFDFGPTGIYGAFARSNISSPGTRGEFNPTGKTQAFIGYRAIWLASSKDSLTTASLTDITGNSGNFVGHQIETRVRYALFAGNLQIEAGGAYLIAGQFLKNVTNAPKEGNSIYAYLQSSFTF; translated from the coding sequence GTGACCACTAAAAGTAATTTTTCTTCTTACTTCATCATTTTTTATATAATTTTTTTATTCATGATCACTTCGGTTGCCAACGCTGAAAGTGAACCATTCCGGCTGCAAAAGGCAATCGGGCTTCCCGATTGGTTTACTTTACAGGGTAGCTACAGAGTAAGGTATGAAGCATTAAACAACCCATTTCGTTCTGGTGCCACGGGTTCTGACCAAATTCTGGTCGAACGCCTTTTACTTAACACCCAAATAGATATCGATAATTTCTACTTAGGTGCAGAATTCGAAGATTCTCGTTCTCAGCTTGATGATGCTGGTACCCCACTTGGTACTGATGATGTGAATACTGCTGAACTGCTACGTGCTTATATCGGTTATCAACAAAAAGGGTTAATTATTGCAGGAGACACCTTAAATATTCAGGCTGGCAGACTAACGATTGATGTCGGAAGCAGACGATTGGTTGCCCGAAACCGTTTTCGGAATACCCTTAATGCCTTCACCGGAATAAATGTCATATGGACAGGGCAAAATGATTTAAAACTGCAGGGTTTCTGGACAATGCCCGTAAATCGCAAACCTACAAATCGCATTAAACTTGATCATAACGAAGTTGAATTTGATTCCGAAAACTCAAACGTCACATTCTGGGCAATTTACGCTTCAAAAGAAAATTTAACCAATAATATAAATGGGGAAGTTTATTTCTATGGTTTGAATGAAGACGATAATTCTGATCTTGCCACAAGAAACCGTCATATCTATACGCCGGGCGTCAGAATATATTCAAAGCCGAAAGAAGGCTTATGGGATTTCGAGATTGAATCAGCATATCAGTATGGGAAATCAAGGAAGACAACTTCACCCGCCGACCTAGCAGATTTAAATCATTCAGCTTTCTTTTCTCATGTTCATCTGGCGCACACACTAAAAAACAGCTGGAGTCCACGTCTGGTTTTTCAGTATGACTTTGCCAGCGGCGACAAACAATCAAATGATAATAATAACAACCGCTTTGACACACTTTATGGAGCACGACGCTTTGATTTTGGCCCAACCGGAATCTATGGTGCATTTGCCAGATCAAACATAAGCTCCCCGGGAACTCGTGGTGAGTTTAACCCAACAGGTAAAACACAAGCATTTATAGGTTATAGAGCTATTTGGCTGGCTAGCAGCAAAGACTCCTTAACCACCGCTTCTCTTACCGACATAACAGGAAACTCTGGAAATTTTGTAGGGCACCAGATTGAAACAAGAGTAAGATACGCTCTTTTTGCCGGGAATCTGCAAATCGAGGCTGGCGGCGCTTATCTGATCGCAGGACAATTTTTAAAAAATGTTACCAACGCACCAAAAGAAGGCAACTCAATTTATGCTTACCTGCAATCAAGTTTTACATTCTAA
- the modA gene encoding molybdate ABC transporter substrate-binding protein, translated as MKKNNIILLILFLILWGHSYTFAMAENVRVAVAANFTEAANEIGQAFEKNTGHSAQFSFGSTGQLFTQISQGAPFEIFLAADQSRPKKAVEDGYAVKDSQFTYAIGKIALYSEDPDFVNGEETLKQSRFTKIAIANPTTAPYGAAAVEVMKQLDLYNSLQNKIVQGNNIAQTYQFVHSLNAEVGFVALSQISSHKEGSRWIIPAELYSEIAQDAVLLKEGENNEAALAFINFLKNPLARNIIEKYGYGTKQ; from the coding sequence ATGAAAAAAAACAATATTATTTTACTGATATTATTCTTAATTCTTTGGGGACATTCATACACATTTGCAATGGCTGAAAATGTTCGTGTCGCAGTTGCTGCTAATTTTACCGAAGCGGCCAATGAGATAGGCCAGGCCTTTGAGAAGAATACAGGTCACAGCGCTCAGTTCAGTTTCGGGTCCACAGGCCAGTTATTCACCCAAATTTCACAAGGAGCCCCTTTTGAAATATTTCTGGCTGCAGATCAAAGCAGGCCTAAAAAAGCTGTGGAAGATGGATATGCCGTAAAAGACAGCCAATTTACTTATGCTATAGGAAAAATTGCTTTATATAGTGAAGATCCTGATTTTGTTAATGGTGAAGAAACATTAAAACAAAGCAGATTTACGAAAATAGCAATAGCAAATCCGACCACCGCGCCTTACGGTGCTGCAGCAGTGGAAGTCATGAAACAATTAGACCTCTATAACTCTCTTCAAAATAAAATAGTTCAGGGAAATAATATTGCCCAGACTTATCAGTTTGTTCATAGTCTTAATGCCGAAGTCGGTTTTGTGGCCTTGTCACAAATCAGTTCGCATAAGGAGGGTTCCAGATGGATAATACCTGCTGAATTATATTCTGAAATTGCACAGGATGCCGTACTGCTAAAAGAAGGGGAAAATAATGAGGCAGCTTTGGCTTTCATAAATTTTCTTAAAAATCCCCTTGCACGAAATATCATAGAAAAATATGGATATGGCACCAAACAATAG
- the modB gene encoding molybdate ABC transporter permease subunit yields the protein MNEIADLWPPIRLTLELATITTIGLSIIGTPIAWWLCHSRSKWKDIVAAVVTLPIVLPPTVIGFYLLIALGPKGPGGWIAELYGERSLAFTFQGLVIGSIIYSLPFVVQPIRNSFEAIGKRPLEVASTLGASPWNAFWTVAVPLARPGFMTGAILGFTHTIGEFGVVLMIGGNIAGETKVLSVAIYDYVETLEWTPAHILAGGMLLFSFIIILSMIKFEKYFSKSAQ from the coding sequence ATGAACGAAATAGCTGACCTCTGGCCGCCAATCCGACTGACCCTTGAACTGGCAACAATAACCACTATTGGATTATCAATTATAGGAACACCGATTGCCTGGTGGCTATGCCATTCAAGATCAAAATGGAAAGATATTGTCGCCGCCGTCGTTACATTACCGATTGTCCTGCCACCAACTGTAATTGGCTTTTATCTCCTTATCGCATTGGGGCCCAAAGGACCGGGCGGATGGATTGCGGAACTTTATGGCGAGCGCTCTCTTGCCTTCACGTTTCAGGGGTTGGTGATCGGCTCAATCATTTATTCCCTTCCCTTTGTCGTTCAGCCGATAAGAAACTCATTTGAAGCGATTGGTAAACGCCCGCTCGAAGTTGCCTCCACTTTGGGCGCGTCGCCCTGGAATGCTTTCTGGACAGTTGCTGTTCCCCTTGCCAGACCCGGGTTCATGACGGGTGCCATTCTTGGCTTTACCCATACGATCGGTGAATTTGGTGTGGTTCTGATGATCGGTGGTAATATTGCCGGGGAAACAAAAGTGTTATCAGTCGCTATTTATGATTATGTGGAAACACTTGAATGGACACCCGCCCATATATTGGCAGGCGGTATGCTTCTTTTTTCTTTTATAATCATTTTATCAATGATTAAATTTGAAAAATATTTCAGTAAGTCAGCCCAATGA
- the modC gene encoding molybdenum ABC transporter ATP-binding protein, translating to MTEYKHIEVAFKGSIGDFRLDIEFQMPLKGITALFGPSGCGKTTILRCLAGLHQLPGKVIVDNEIWQNDQIFIKPHKRSVGYIFQEANLFSHLTVRQNLLYGAERARAHNLKETFHYNDVVELLGINHLLNRSTLSLSGGERQRVAIGRAILAQPRLLLMDEPLSALDQTSKQGILTCFQRLHDEFSLPILYVSHDIKEVSLLSDRIIVLDDGKKVEEGIAKQVFPALNHVNPDNPFIDVDKRTDLIAVIKEHDNNNHLTILEFQGQEIILPKIDEKPGKDVILSCLTENIAIVPYHTEFICSTPKLIATVKNIEFDQRSSFSEILLNLGDETVKIKAPQKLLIDLSLKKNAQVFLIMTNIFHNQLTKAETSKNFNDKSSAF from the coding sequence ATGACGGAATATAAACATATCGAAGTTGCCTTTAAAGGCTCCATTGGTGATTTCAGACTGGATATAGAATTTCAAATGCCTTTAAAAGGGATAACCGCATTATTTGGACCATCCGGCTGCGGCAAGACAACGATCCTCCGATGCCTGGCCGGGCTCCACCAATTGCCGGGAAAAGTAATCGTTGATAATGAAATTTGGCAAAATGATCAGATTTTTATAAAACCGCATAAAAGATCAGTCGGTTATATTTTTCAGGAAGCCAATCTCTTTTCACATCTTACAGTTCGACAAAATTTGCTTTACGGTGCCGAACGGGCTCGCGCCCATAATCTAAAGGAAACGTTCCATTATAATGATGTTGTTGAATTGCTCGGTATCAATCACCTGCTAAACCGCTCTACCCTTTCATTATCAGGAGGAGAAAGGCAGCGCGTTGCAATCGGACGCGCCATTCTCGCACAACCAAGATTATTACTTATGGATGAACCACTTTCCGCTTTGGACCAAACTTCCAAACAGGGAATTTTAACCTGCTTTCAAAGACTTCATGATGAATTTTCCCTGCCAATTCTTTATGTCAGCCATGATATAAAGGAGGTTTCATTGCTATCTGACCGTATCATCGTTTTGGACGATGGAAAAAAGGTGGAGGAAGGTATTGCAAAGCAAGTTTTCCCGGCTTTAAATCATGTCAATCCAGATAACCCGTTCATTGATGTGGATAAAAGAACCGACCTAATTGCTGTGATAAAAGAACATGATAACAACAATCATTTGACCATTTTAGAGTTTCAGGGACAGGAGATTATTTTACCAAAGATAGATGAAAAGCCGGGCAAAGATGTCATTTTATCCTGTCTGACAGAGAATATCGCCATCGTCCCCTATCATACTGAATTCATATGTAGCACACCTAAATTAATCGCTACGGTCAAAAATATTGAGTTTGATCAGAGATCAAGTTTTTCAGAAATTTTACTTAATCTTGGCGACGAAACCGTAAAAATAAAAGCCCCACAGAAACTGTTAATTGACTTAAGCCTTAAGAAGAACGCCCAAGTTTTCCTGATTATGACAAACATCTTTCATAATCAATTGACCAAAGCTGAAACATCCAAAAATTTTAATGATAAGAGTTCTGCGTTTTAA
- a CDS encoding transporter substrate-binding domain-containing protein, whose protein sequence is MRMRISGLKCVEKIFICAIFVFHFFTFSFFALAGEINEASSLSITEKKWIAEHPVVTASNNTGYAPIDFVSAGVPAGLSIDYLNLIASKVGLKIEYINFGSWSLMLENAKNQEVDIIQTLSRTEERENYFNFSDPYFKVPIAIYGHSGAQRINGVNDLKGKNIGIIKNHIVGASYQQKYPELNYITYSNNREVLMALSSGEIDVYPGDVTAIDFTLSQDNIKDIEIIGDDLVMQDNDIEQRIAVHKNNPILIDIIKKGMALVTDEEFREISNKWIKPAISDYNVGLTQQEKNWLSNHKTILVAAEKKTFPYEFIDKNGNISGISGDFLDEIAQRLNVTFKWAGNDNWHSGLESFKAHQIDMIAVVTPTKEREEYIIFTEPYMKFEQAIFTVKNNQVFTSLESLVGHKISLSKDAALVEFIKKDYPDIKIIEAEDDQKALNMVLVGQTDAYIGDIPFVNSLMPIIGTSNLIVTGISPYKMESAMGIQADLPLLASSIKKALADIDPLSRQKIFNKWYSVNIEPTTNYGALLYVLGFSIFISVVILIWNYSMRREISLRRKIEEKLNLEIKSKELIAEQLDSDMERFHGAFKNIATGAIVADSKGTIEVFNEAAEKIFGYKSDEVVGKNVKMLMPEFHATRHDKYIENYITSGVRKIIGIGIKVKALRKNGEEVPIHLGVGEMKIKDKVSFIGSITDLTDITQAQYALEQALHDATKANRAKSTFLAETSHELRTPLNAILGFSEMLLNKYFGELNEKQLDYVKDINRSGKHLLDLINTLLDLTEIESGKKDINKEILSAKEIVEECTEIMRYQIMQKNITLNFSMDKDQPEIYADRLALKQVLFNLLTNSIKYTQNEGEITISVEQQQDMKKIMVKDNGQGIEEELIENLTEPFFKGKKSAYYAEEGWGLGLAITKLLIEAHGGRLKIESALGKGTSVMFFLPDLIENACIISKKSGRHFPSTTTLQ, encoded by the coding sequence ATGAGGATGCGCATTTCCGGTCTAAAATGTGTAGAGAAAATATTTATATGCGCGATATTTGTTTTTCACTTTTTTACATTTTCTTTTTTTGCTCTTGCAGGAGAAATTAACGAGGCATCCTCCCTTTCCATTACGGAAAAAAAATGGATTGCCGAACATCCTGTCGTTACCGCTTCCAATAATACGGGTTATGCTCCCATTGATTTTGTCAGTGCAGGCGTTCCTGCTGGCCTTTCCATTGATTACCTAAACCTGATCGCCAGTAAAGTCGGTTTAAAAATTGAATATATAAATTTTGGTAGCTGGTCATTAATGCTTGAAAATGCCAAAAACCAAGAAGTTGATATCATTCAAACCCTTTCAAGAACTGAGGAAAGGGAGAATTATTTCAATTTTTCTGACCCATATTTTAAAGTGCCCATTGCTATATATGGTCATTCCGGCGCACAAAGAATTAATGGTGTTAATGACTTAAAAGGGAAAAATATTGGTATTATAAAAAACCATATCGTTGGTGCAAGTTATCAGCAGAAATATCCAGAGTTAAATTACATAACCTATTCTAATAACAGAGAGGTTTTAATGGCTCTCTCTTCTGGTGAGATAGATGTTTATCCGGGCGATGTTACCGCCATCGATTTTACCCTTTCCCAGGATAATATTAAAGATATCGAGATTATTGGCGATGATCTTGTGATGCAGGATAATGACATTGAACAACGAATTGCCGTTCATAAAAATAACCCGATATTAATAGACATCATAAAAAAAGGTATGGCCCTGGTTACCGATGAAGAGTTCAGGGAAATTTCCAATAAATGGATCAAGCCTGCAATAAGTGACTATAATGTAGGTCTTACCCAGCAGGAAAAAAACTGGCTTTCCAATCATAAAACAATTCTGGTTGCTGCTGAAAAGAAGACATTTCCCTATGAATTTATTGATAAGAACGGAAATATTTCAGGTATCTCAGGGGATTTTTTAGATGAAATTGCGCAAAGATTAAATGTCACATTTAAATGGGCTGGTAATGATAACTGGCATTCCGGTCTTGAAAGTTTTAAAGCCCATCAAATTGATATGATCGCTGTTGTAACGCCAACCAAAGAGCGTGAAGAGTATATTATTTTTACTGAACCTTACATGAAGTTTGAACAAGCTATATTTACGGTCAAAAACAATCAGGTTTTTACATCTTTGGAAAGTTTGGTGGGGCATAAAATTTCGCTGAGTAAAGATGCGGCATTAGTGGAATTCATAAAAAAAGATTATCCTGATATCAAAATCATTGAGGCGGAAGATGATCAGAAAGCGTTAAATATGGTTCTGGTCGGGCAGACTGATGCTTATATTGGGGATATTCCATTTGTAAATTCATTAATGCCGATCATTGGTACTTCAAACCTGATTGTTACCGGTATTTCCCCCTATAAAATGGAAAGTGCTATGGGGATTCAGGCAGATTTGCCCTTGCTTGCCAGTTCAATAAAAAAAGCCCTTGCAGATATAGATCCGTTATCAAGGCAAAAAATATTCAATAAATGGTATTCAGTTAATATTGAACCCACAACGAATTATGGAGCCCTTTTATATGTACTTGGATTTTCTATTTTCATTAGTGTTGTAATTTTGATCTGGAATTACAGCATGAGAAGAGAAATCAGTCTTAGAAGGAAAATTGAAGAAAAACTAAATTTGGAGATCAAATCGAAAGAATTGATTGCCGAACAACTTGATAGCGATATGGAGCGTTTTCATGGCGCATTCAAAAATATTGCAACAGGAGCAATTGTGGCAGATAGTAAAGGGACCATTGAGGTATTTAATGAAGCAGCAGAAAAAATATTTGGCTATAAAAGTGATGAAGTTGTCGGCAAAAATGTAAAAATGTTAATGCCTGAATTTCATGCAACCCGGCATGATAAATATATAGAAAACTATATAACCTCTGGTGTGAGAAAAATAATCGGAATTGGAATAAAGGTAAAAGCCCTTCGTAAAAATGGTGAGGAAGTTCCCATCCATCTGGGCGTTGGGGAAATGAAGATAAAAGATAAAGTGTCTTTTATTGGCTCGATAACTGATTTAACTGATATTACACAGGCGCAATATGCACTGGAACAGGCATTGCACGATGCAACGAAGGCTAATAGAGCTAAATCAACTTTTCTGGCTGAGACAAGCCATGAACTAAGAACGCCATTAAATGCAATTCTCGGCTTTTCGGAAATGTTGCTAAATAAATATTTTGGTGAATTGAATGAAAAGCAACTTGATTATGTTAAGGATATAAATAGGAGCGGGAAACACCTTCTTGATCTGATCAATACTCTGCTTGACCTTACCGAAATTGAAAGCGGGAAGAAGGATATAAATAAAGAAATTTTATCTGCTAAGGAGATTGTTGAAGAATGTACTGAAATTATGCGGTACCAGATAATGCAGAAAAATATCACACTAAATTTTTCCATGGATAAAGACCAGCCTGAAATTTATGCAGATCGCCTGGCCTTGAAACAGGTATTGTTCAATCTTTTAACCAATTCTATAAAATATACCCAAAATGAAGGGGAAATAACAATTTCTGTTGAACAGCAACAGGATATGAAAAAAATAATGGTTAAAGATAACGGGCAGGGTATTGAAGAAGAACTGATTGAAAATCTGACGGAACCATTTTTTAAAGGGAAGAAATCGGCCTATTATGCAGAGGAAGGCTGGGGACTGGGGCTGGCAATTACAAAACTTCTGATAGAAGCTCATGGTGGGAGACTTAAAATTGAAAGTGCGCTGGGAAAAGGGACATCAGTGATGTTTTTTCTGCCAGATTTAATAGAGAATGCCTGTATTATATCAAAAAAATCAGGGAGGCACTTCCCGTCAACAACAACGCTACAATAG
- a CDS encoding LapA family protein — MKKLKHYLAMVCGAMLLLFVLQNMTIVEINFLFWSFQTSRFVIIAFSLLTGVLIGMIISSHKKTDPEIETTE, encoded by the coding sequence ATGAAAAAATTAAAACATTATCTGGCTATGGTATGTGGGGCTATGCTTCTGCTTTTTGTCCTGCAGAACATGACCATTGTTGAAATCAATTTTCTGTTCTGGTCCTTTCAAACCAGCCGCTTTGTCATTATCGCGTTTTCTTTGCTTACCGGTGTCTTGATAGGCATGATCATCAGCAGCCATAAAAAAACGGATCCTGAAATTGAAACAACAGAATAG